The Trichosurus vulpecula isolate mTriVul1 chromosome 4, mTriVul1.pri, whole genome shotgun sequence genome contains a region encoding:
- the LOC118845674 gene encoding keratin-associated protein 4-12-like yields MVSSCCGSSCSGQSCGSGCCAPCCCRTSCCFRPPCYQCTCCRTNCYRPTCIVSTCCRPSCCGSSCCRPSCCGSSCCQSCCRPSCCGSSCCQPCCCPTCCQTTC; encoded by the coding sequence ATGGTCAGCTCCTGTTGTGGCTCCTCCTGCTCTGGCCAGAGCTGTGGCTCTGGCTGCTGTGCCCCCTGCTGCTGCCGGACTTCCTGCTGCTTCCGGCCTCCCTGCTACCAGTGCACCTGCTGCAGGACCAACTGTTACCGGCCCACCTGCATAGTGTCCACCTGCTGTCGCCCCAGCTGCTGTGGGTCTAGCTGCTGCCGTCCCAGCTGCTGTGGGTCCAGCTGCTGCCAGTCCTGCTGCCGCCCCAGCTGCTGTGGGTCTAGCTGCTGCCAGCCCTGCTGCTGCCCCACTTGCTGCCAGACCACCTGCTGA